The window TGATATTTTAGAAGGAAAAGAGTATACGGCAGCTACGTTCTTTAACGCTCCTAATTAATCAAACATGAGTTACAATCATGATTCTTTTAACTCCTGGTGAATCTTTAAAAAGGTATAACTAAACGAAGAAACTTTTTATTCAGTCAATAAATAAAAAATAGTTCAAATAACGATTCTCTTATTGTTTAAAACTAAAAATATTTTCCATAACATAATCGTAAGTGAAAAACTTGCAACTTTCTAACTCCTTTTTTTTCATTAATTCCCTTTCATTAAACAACTGGTTCTCAATCAGTTGTTTTTTTATGGCAAGAGATTGTTTTTCAAAGATAAAAAACGAAGGCTATCGCGCTCTTTATCTAAAGATTTTTATAGAAATAAACAATCTCTAAACATAGATTATTTAGTTAAAACTTTACAACAAATCACCCAAAACCATTATTTACAAAAAAAGGAAAAAGGTTATAATGAATATATAGTTTGATATCAAATAATTAGTGAGGAGTCCAGTTAATGAAACCAAATTGTGTAGGAAAAGAAATACATTCCGTAGGAAATCTAATTAAAAGACAAGTCGATAATTTAAGTTCTATTCGATATGCTGATCAACTAACCGGCACAAATGGATGGATTATTGATTACTTATATCATCATCAAGACCAAGATATTTTTCAAAAGGATATCGAGGAAATATTTGAAGTCACTCGCTCGACCGCTTCAAAGGTAATTACTTTAATGGAAAAGAAAGGAATGCTCACTCGAACTACTGTCCCTCACGATGCGAGGTTAAAAAAATTAACGTTAACTCCGTTAGCATTAGAAATGGAGGCGACGATTCTCAACGATATTCAGCAATTTGAAAAACAATTAATTAAGGGCTTAAATGAACAAGAAATTAATTTTTTATTTCACTGTTTATCAAAAATCAGAAATAATATTAGATCATTTTAAGTAAGAGTCATCAGTTTTTTATGCCCTAATTGTTTGATGTCAAACAAAATATCAAAATTAGATCAAAGATAGGGGGAATTTGTATGATTAATCGCTTATCACAATCGATTCGAGAATATAAAAAAGATTCGATTTTAGCACCGATCTACGTTTCTTTAGAAGTTCTCTTAGAAGTTGTCATTCCAATCCTAATGGCAAGTTTAATCGATTATGGAATCGATGCGGGAAATTTAAATTATGTTATAAAAATGGGGGTTATGTTATTAGTCTTTGCTGCTATTAGTTTATTAACAGGAGCTTTAGCCGGTCGAAGTGCAGCTATTGCATCATCAGGATTTGCTAAAAATCTTCGTCAAGATATGTATTATAATGTTCAAAACTTTTCATTTTCTAACATTGATAAATTTTCAACGGCGAGTATTGTCACGCGTTTAACGACAGATGTCACCAATGTGCAAAATGCTTTTCAGATGATTATTCGCATGGCTTTTCGTGCGCCAATCATGTTAACGTTCGCAATGATTGCAGCTTTTAGAATTCATGCCCAATTATCTTTAATCTTTCTAGTCGCAGTTCCAATCCTTGGAATCGGGTTATATATCATTATGATTAATGCACATCCAATATTTGAACGCATTTTTCAAATTTATGATCGATTAAATAACATCATCCAAGAAAATTTACATGGTATTCGTGTCGTTAAATCTTTTATTCGTGAAGAATATGAAGAAGAAAAATTCATGAATGTTTCGGATCAAATTTATCAAAACTTTACAAAGGCTGAAAAAATATTAGCATTTAATATGCCTTTAATGCAATTTTGTATGTACTCTTGTACTTTACTCATCTCTTGGTTTGGTGCTCGTTTAATTATTACAACAGGTAATGATCCTGTTTCAGGACTTAGTACCGGACAATTAATGAGTTTAATCGCTTATGCTACTCAAATTTTAATGAGTTTAATGATGTTATCAATGGTTTTTGTCATGATAACTATTTCTCGTGCATCGGCTGAGCGTATTGTTGAAGTGTTAGAAGAAGAGAGTGATTTAAAAAATGGTGCTCATCCGATTTATGAAGTGAAAGATGGTTCAATTACATTCGAAAATGTTTCATTTAAATACTATCAATCAGCTGAAAAAGAATGTCTAAAACAAATTAATTTAACCATTGAATCAGGACAAACAATTGGAATTATCGGAGGAACTGGATCATCTAAAACAAGTCTAGTTCAGCTGATTCCACGTCTGTACGATGTTACAAAAGGACGTGTAACGGTTGGTGGCGTAGATGTTCGTGACTATGATTTAGAATCACTTCGTCAACAAGTTGCGATGGTTCTTCAAAAGAATATCCTATTCTCAGGAACAATTAAAGAAAACCTTCGTTGGGGAAATGAACAAGCAACAGACGAAGAATTAAAAAGAGCTTGTGAATTAGCACAAGCTGATGACTTCATTCAAAACTTTCCTGATGGATATGATACTTATATCGAGCAAGGTGGAAGCAATGTATCAGGTGGTCAAAAACAACGTCTATGTATTGCACGTGCTTTACTAAAAAAACCTAAAATTTTAATTTTAGATGATTCAACAAGTGCTGTTGATACGAAGACAGATGCTTTAATTCGTCAAGGATTCGCTTCAGATATCCCAAATACGACAAAAATCATTATTGCTCAACGTATCTCCTCTATTCAAGATGCTGATCAAATTCTTGTTATGAATGACGGAGAAATTAACGCGATTGGAACTCATGATGAATTATTAAAGACATGTTCAATTTATCAAGAAGTATATCATTCGCAAGTGAATGGAGGGAACGTTGATGAAACAATCTAATTCGATTGGGAAACTAAATCAAAGTAAAAAAGATTCAAAAACATTTAAACGTTTGTTAGGTTATCTATTTAAACATAAGTTAAAATTTACATTCGTTTTAGCTTGTATCGTAACAAGCGCTCTAACAGGAGTTGCCTCTTCTTTATTTTTACAAGTCTTGATTGACGATTATATCTCTCCCCTACTACTAGAAGCCGTTCCAAATTTTTCAGGTCTATTTCGTGTTATTTTATTAATGGCCGGCCTTTATCTTATTGGGGTCTTAGCTACATTATTTTATAATCGTTTTATGGCTATCATTTCCCAACAAGTGCTAAAAGAAATTCGAGATGAGATGTTTGCTCATATGCAAACGTTATCGATTAAGTATTTTGATACTCATACACATGGGGATTTAATGAGTCATTATACCAATGATACGGATACATTACGTCAAATGTTATCTCAAAGTATTCCTCAGTTAATTTCATCATCTATGACGGTTACCGCTGTTTTTTGTTCAATGTTAACGCTAAGCTTTTGGTTAACAGCTGTCGTTATTGTCTTCTTAGTGATTGCCTTAACGATTGTTAAAACAATCGCTGGACGAAGTGGAAAATTTTTTATTGCCCAACAAAAATCACTCGGTGATGTGAATGGATATATTGAAGAAATGATTCATGGTCAAAAAGTCGTGAAAGTCTTTTGTTATGAAGATAAGGCAAAAGAAAGATTTAATGTTTTAAATGAACAATTATGCTTAAATTCAACAGCAGCTAATAAATACGTTAACATTTTAATGCCAATCATGAATAACCTTGGATACGTATTATACGTGGCAATTGCTTTATTTGGAGGAATTCTTGCCATTTCTGGTGTTACTAATTTCTCGATCGTTGGAAGTGGCGTTATTTCACTTGGGATGATTGCCTCATTCTTACAACTATCACGTAACTTTATTAATCCGATTGCACAAATTTCACAACAAATTAACTCGATTGTTATGGCTTTAGCTGGTGCAGAACGTATTTTCGA of the Turicibacter sp. TJ11 genome contains:
- a CDS encoding ABC transporter ATP-binding protein, with the translated sequence MINRLSQSIREYKKDSILAPIYVSLEVLLEVVIPILMASLIDYGIDAGNLNYVIKMGVMLLVFAAISLLTGALAGRSAAIASSGFAKNLRQDMYYNVQNFSFSNIDKFSTASIVTRLTTDVTNVQNAFQMIIRMAFRAPIMLTFAMIAAFRIHAQLSLIFLVAVPILGIGLYIIMINAHPIFERIFQIYDRLNNIIQENLHGIRVVKSFIREEYEEEKFMNVSDQIYQNFTKAEKILAFNMPLMQFCMYSCTLLISWFGARLIITTGNDPVSGLSTGQLMSLIAYATQILMSLMMLSMVFVMITISRASAERIVEVLEEESDLKNGAHPIYEVKDGSITFENVSFKYYQSAEKECLKQINLTIESGQTIGIIGGTGSSKTSLVQLIPRLYDVTKGRVTVGGVDVRDYDLESLRQQVAMVLQKNILFSGTIKENLRWGNEQATDEELKRACELAQADDFIQNFPDGYDTYIEQGGSNVSGGQKQRLCIARALLKKPKILILDDSTSAVDTKTDALIRQGFASDIPNTTKIIIAQRISSIQDADQILVMNDGEINAIGTHDELLKTCSIYQEVYHSQVNGGNVDETI
- a CDS encoding MarR family winged helix-turn-helix transcriptional regulator, with amino-acid sequence MKPNCVGKEIHSVGNLIKRQVDNLSSIRYADQLTGTNGWIIDYLYHHQDQDIFQKDIEEIFEVTRSTASKVITLMEKKGMLTRTTVPHDARLKKLTLTPLALEMEATILNDIQQFEKQLIKGLNEQEINFLFHCLSKIRNNIRSF
- a CDS encoding ABC transporter ATP-binding protein; protein product: MKQSNSIGKLNQSKKDSKTFKRLLGYLFKHKLKFTFVLACIVTSALTGVASSLFLQVLIDDYISPLLLEAVPNFSGLFRVILLMAGLYLIGVLATLFYNRFMAIISQQVLKEIRDEMFAHMQTLSIKYFDTHTHGDLMSHYTNDTDTLRQMLSQSIPQLISSSMTVTAVFCSMLTLSFWLTAVVIVFLVIALTIVKTIAGRSGKFFIAQQKSLGDVNGYIEEMIHGQKVVKVFCYEDKAKERFNVLNEQLCLNSTAANKYVNILMPIMNNLGYVLYVAIALFGGILAISGVTNFSIVGSGVISLGMIASFLQLSRNFINPIAQISQQINSIVMALAGAERIFDLLDEESESDHGTVHLVNVTSDDGHSTESKDYTGHWSWKRDLGNGKVEYIELQGDIEFNHVDFEYEPGKRILHDINLYAKPGQKVAFVGSTGAGKTTITNLINRFYDIANGQITYDGIPIDEINKQDLRRSLGIVLQDVNLFTGTVLENIRYGKLDATDEECIEAAKLANAHQFIEMLPHGYQTVLSGDGSGLSQGQRQLISIARAAVANPPVMILDEATSSIDTRTEAIVQRGMDALMHGRTVFVIAHRLSTVQNADVIIVLEHGRIIERGNHESLIEKRGKYYQLYTGAFELE